In a single window of the Nocardioides sp. L-11A genome:
- a CDS encoding sigma-70 family RNA polymerase sigma factor gives MDRVRRGDEPAFDVLFVRHRAYALGVARRVVGHRDAEDAVADAFARIFAIIKNGGGPTTTFRPYLSVTVHNVAVNRLRGQSRELTTEPNDLIPLLIEDDASGQHLTNRVVRDAFTTLPARWQQVLWLCEVDRVPHEEVGDLLGIKPNAVAALALRARRGLADAYLAQYAQAAGAAECTKVVSYLPGYVNGHLARSRREVVDRHVRDCGSCAVAIIELGEARRDVSALLAPLALSVAASGAAGTAAAGGIGAVLGGSTGKSLTAVLASTAVAGAVVGVALAAVRMAAPDVTDVPVTTARTQTGAAASPAPSVHPRTDRRPPRAASRAAPRVAAPVGPSGRDRSVDELDGALGSAAAEPTPLPPRAEAPAVPPSSTLPSPTDTPTDTPTAGAGDPRLAVPAWGTSPAGPAWRRVTVRVDGDGHPVQVVISGVGATRYCLAVGDAAADACASRPGNALWVDTVLAGSGTTQLTVDVKAAQATYLSFGIVGVEGRDADPGNNERAISVPSPGRDDAETTGSVD, from the coding sequence TTGGACCGGGTTCGTCGGGGGGACGAGCCCGCGTTCGACGTGCTGTTCGTGCGGCACCGCGCCTATGCGCTGGGCGTGGCACGACGCGTCGTCGGTCACCGGGACGCGGAGGACGCGGTCGCCGATGCCTTCGCCCGGATCTTCGCCATCATCAAGAACGGTGGAGGGCCGACGACGACGTTCCGGCCGTACCTGAGCGTCACGGTCCACAACGTCGCCGTCAACCGACTGCGGGGGCAGAGCCGTGAGCTGACCACGGAGCCGAACGATCTGATCCCGCTGCTGATCGAGGACGACGCCTCCGGCCAGCACCTCACCAACCGGGTGGTGCGTGACGCGTTCACGACGCTGCCCGCCCGTTGGCAGCAGGTGCTGTGGCTCTGCGAGGTCGACCGGGTCCCGCACGAGGAGGTCGGCGACCTCCTCGGCATCAAGCCCAACGCTGTCGCCGCGCTGGCCCTGCGGGCCCGACGCGGGCTCGCGGACGCCTACCTCGCCCAGTACGCGCAGGCTGCCGGCGCGGCCGAGTGCACGAAGGTCGTCAGCTACCTGCCCGGGTATGTCAACGGCCACCTCGCCCGGTCGCGACGGGAGGTCGTCGACCGGCACGTGCGGGACTGCGGCTCCTGTGCCGTCGCGATCATCGAGCTCGGCGAGGCGCGCCGCGACGTCAGCGCGCTGCTCGCTCCGCTCGCGCTGTCGGTGGCCGCGTCGGGAGCGGCGGGGACGGCGGCGGCCGGTGGGATCGGCGCCGTCCTCGGCGGTTCGACGGGCAAGTCGCTCACGGCCGTCCTCGCCTCGACGGCCGTCGCCGGCGCGGTGGTCGGCGTCGCGCTGGCGGCGGTCCGCATGGCCGCGCCGGACGTGACCGACGTGCCGGTCACGACGGCGCGGACCCAGACCGGCGCGGCGGCGTCTCCGGCCCCCTCCGTGCACCCCCGAACGGACCGTCGGCCTCCGCGGGCCGCCTCCCGAGCGGCACCCCGGGTCGCTGCGCCGGTCGGCCCCTCGGGGCGCGACCGCTCCGTCGACGAGCTGGACGGCGCTCTCGGCTCGGCGGCCGCGGAGCCGACGCCCTTGCCGCCACGGGCCGAGGCGCCCGCGGTCCCGCCGAGCAGCACGCTGCCCTCGCCGACGGACACCCCGACCGACACCCCGACCGCCGGCGCCGGCGACCCGCGCCTCGCCGTCCCGGCCTGGGGCACGTCGCCCGCCGGCCCCGCGTGGCGGCGGGTCACGGTCCGGGTGGACGGGGACGGACATCCCGTCCAGGTCGTGATCAGCGGCGTCGGCGCGACCCGCTACTGCCTGGCCGTCGGCGACGCGGCGGCGGACGCCTGCGCCTCCCGACCCGGGAACGCGCTGTGGGTCGACACGGTCCTGGCCGGGTCCGGGACCACGCAGCTGACGGTCGACGTCAAGGCCGCGCAGGCGACGTACCTCAGCTTCGGCATCGTCGGGGTCGAGGGTCGCGACGCCGACCCGGGCAACAACGAGCGGGCGATCTCGGTGCCCTCGCCAGGACGCGACGACGCGGAGACGACCGGCTCCGTCGACTGA
- a CDS encoding VaFE repeat-containing surface-anchored protein, whose product MSRRSWGHRAWRIWVVGLALALGAVAMPSMTPSASAGVVPGDTLWVGPKMQGYPGTGIHGIFKETPPDITNLGTPDYWGYCIEQPVSAKSYRNGEVVDPSEYLGSNHFNDPAIQEKVRWVLAHSYPYLSLAEFAAASGVANISVDDAIEAAQYAIWRYTDLTFDAAWDWETPDSEAAYWYLVNGANASTGTTTFPSVTASVTAPAGAQQAGTLVGPFTVHTNQPTVSLTVAPDVAVTDASGTPVNDAAVTDGQQIYLDLRGSTTAGAATVTVTAQGAGGSGNIISVPNTAGGTPTAGDHAQTLILIEPSTATTTGSATVTWTAAQAPSIGTTLVDKADGDHTIPAGGGTVVDTIAYQGLTPGATYTVTGELMRKSDGFPTGITGTRTFTPTSAEGSVEVEFTVPSGYAGESLVAFEELWVTVDGEDMFLVDHKDIDDDAQTVAVAKGAPTVNTQASGATATVGTALHDVVTITGFVPGGNATGTAVLYGPVSAVDDTVCTPANVAGTVTFTPQNGTLSTPTVTVTQPGLYTWQVTVSADNRNDKATHACGLAAETTKVVQPDTGAGGQSTVSLTTETSHDQAKPGVHLFDKVTITGFVPGHGATGSATLYGPFASRDEITCTAATAVGTVSFTPGNGLVQTPTVQVNRTGYYTWVASTTADSRNTAASHACGLESETTLVRKPAYPAPVVSTGFSAAGADVAGRRGIERIRIPSLGVDARTSPVGIKRGTMQVPGNVARTGRLRQSAAVGDLIGTTVIAGHVSDRHDRPGAFWKLAKARKGKVVTVRQGGMKVRYRVTSVERFSRASTLPDRFFSTTGEHQLVLISCAGKVTTPGGGFHYRQNVVVTAVPLR is encoded by the coding sequence GTGAGCAGACGGAGTTGGGGCCACCGAGCGTGGCGGATCTGGGTGGTGGGCCTGGCCCTCGCCCTGGGTGCGGTGGCGATGCCGTCGATGACGCCTTCCGCGTCAGCCGGCGTCGTGCCGGGAGACACGCTGTGGGTCGGCCCGAAGATGCAGGGCTACCCGGGCACGGGTATCCACGGCATCTTCAAGGAGACCCCTCCCGACATCACCAACCTGGGGACGCCGGACTACTGGGGCTACTGCATCGAGCAGCCCGTCTCGGCCAAGTCCTACCGGAACGGCGAGGTCGTCGATCCCTCGGAGTATCTCGGCAGCAACCACTTCAACGATCCCGCCATCCAGGAGAAGGTCCGGTGGGTGCTGGCGCACAGCTATCCGTACCTGAGCCTGGCGGAGTTCGCGGCCGCCTCCGGTGTCGCGAACATCTCGGTCGACGACGCGATCGAGGCCGCCCAGTACGCCATCTGGCGCTACACCGACCTCACCTTCGACGCCGCCTGGGACTGGGAGACTCCGGACTCGGAGGCCGCCTACTGGTATCTCGTCAACGGCGCCAACGCCAGCACCGGCACGACCACCTTCCCGTCCGTCACCGCGTCCGTCACCGCCCCGGCCGGCGCGCAGCAGGCGGGCACCCTGGTCGGCCCGTTCACGGTGCACACCAACCAGCCGACGGTCAGCCTCACCGTCGCTCCCGACGTCGCCGTGACCGACGCGTCGGGCACGCCGGTCAACGACGCGGCCGTCACCGACGGCCAGCAGATCTACCTCGACCTGCGGGGTTCGACGACCGCCGGCGCCGCCACGGTCACCGTGACCGCCCAGGGCGCCGGCGGCAGCGGGAACATCATCTCGGTGCCCAACACGGCCGGCGGTACGCCGACGGCCGGCGACCACGCCCAGACGCTGATCCTGATCGAGCCGAGCACCGCCACCACCACCGGATCGGCAACCGTCACCTGGACCGCCGCCCAGGCTCCGTCGATCGGGACCACGCTGGTCGACAAGGCCGACGGCGACCACACCATCCCCGCCGGGGGTGGCACGGTCGTGGACACCATCGCCTACCAGGGCCTGACCCCCGGCGCGACGTACACCGTCACGGGAGAGCTGATGAGGAAGTCGGACGGCTTCCCGACCGGGATCACCGGCACCAGGACCTTCACCCCGACGTCGGCCGAGGGCAGCGTCGAGGTCGAGTTCACGGTTCCGTCGGGCTATGCCGGTGAGTCGCTGGTGGCCTTCGAAGAGCTGTGGGTGACGGTCGACGGCGAGGACATGTTCCTCGTCGATCACAAGGACATCGATGACGACGCGCAGACGGTGGCGGTCGCCAAGGGTGCGCCGACCGTCAACACCCAGGCCTCCGGGGCCACCGCCACGGTCGGCACGGCCCTGCACGACGTCGTGACCATCACCGGGTTCGTCCCGGGTGGCAACGCCACGGGCACCGCGGTCCTCTACGGCCCGGTCTCCGCGGTCGACGACACCGTCTGCACCCCGGCGAACGTGGCCGGCACGGTCACCTTCACCCCTCAGAACGGGACGCTCTCGACCCCGACCGTCACTGTCACCCAGCCGGGTCTCTACACCTGGCAGGTCACCGTGAGCGCGGACAACCGCAATGACAAGGCCACCCACGCCTGCGGTCTGGCGGCCGAGACGACCAAGGTCGTGCAGCCGGACACCGGCGCGGGCGGTCAGTCGACGGTCTCGCTGACGACGGAGACCTCACACGACCAGGCCAAGCCCGGCGTCCACCTCTTCGACAAGGTCACCATCACCGGCTTCGTGCCAGGACACGGCGCCACCGGCTCGGCCACCCTGTACGGACCGTTCGCGTCGCGCGACGAGATCACCTGCACCGCGGCCACGGCTGTCGGGACGGTCAGCTTCACGCCCGGCAACGGACTCGTCCAGACGCCGACGGTCCAGGTGAACCGGACGGGCTACTACACCTGGGTCGCGTCGACGACGGCCGACAGCCGCAACACGGCCGCGTCGCACGCCTGCGGCCTGGAGTCGGAGACGACCCTGGTGCGCAAGCCGGCCTACCCGGCGCCCGTGGTCAGCACGGGCTTCAGCGCCGCCGGAGCGGATGTCGCCGGACGCCGTGGCATCGAGCGGATCCGCATCCCGTCGCTGGGCGTCGACGCCCGCACGTCGCCGGTCGGCATCAAGCGCGGCACGATGCAGGTGCCCGGCAATGTCGCCCGCACCGGCCGGCTCCGGCAGTCCGCCGCCGTCGGTGACCTGATCGGTACGACGGTCATCGCCGGCCACGTCTCCGACCGCCACGACCGGCCGGGTGCGTTCTGGAAGCTCGCCAAGGCCCGCAAGGGCAAGGTCGTCACGGTGCGCCAGGGCGGCATGAAGGTGCGCTACCGGGTCACCTCGGTCGAGAGGTTCTCGCGGGCCTCGACGCTGCCCGACCGGTTCTTCTCGACGACCGGTGAGCACCAGCTCGTGCTGATCAGCTGCGCCGGAAAGGTGACGACGCCGGGCGGTGGGTTCCACTACCGCCAGAACGTCGTGGTCACCGCGGTCCCGCTCCGCTGA
- a CDS encoding response regulator transcription factor, with translation MAAGEAASEVWRVALVEDHLLQRRRTEEILGHQSGLVVVASCSTLPEFLAWVQRAPAHTRPHLLVLDLSVDRGPSVDPDVVGRLVDAGLRILVLSALASPGLVRSVIKAGVSGIVGKRDSEQDVIEAVWTVLRQGEWMTPDLAAVIAADADRPQLSDQEERALVLYASGLTLGAVAEALGVKPESAKTYIGRVKGKYAAAGRPVRSKVELSRIAVDDGYVERG, from the coding sequence GTGGCAGCTGGGGAGGCGGCGTCCGAGGTCTGGCGTGTGGCATTGGTGGAGGACCACCTGCTGCAGCGCCGTCGTACCGAGGAGATTCTCGGCCACCAGTCAGGGCTGGTGGTGGTGGCGAGCTGCAGCACGCTCCCGGAGTTCCTGGCCTGGGTCCAGCGGGCGCCTGCCCACACCCGCCCCCACCTGCTCGTCCTCGACCTCAGCGTCGACCGGGGGCCGAGTGTCGACCCCGACGTCGTCGGACGACTCGTCGACGCCGGCCTGCGGATCCTCGTGCTCTCGGCGCTCGCCTCGCCCGGTCTGGTCCGCTCGGTGATCAAGGCCGGGGTGTCCGGCATCGTGGGCAAGCGCGACTCGGAGCAGGACGTCATCGAGGCCGTGTGGACGGTGCTCCGGCAGGGCGAGTGGATGACGCCCGACCTGGCGGCCGTCATCGCCGCCGACGCCGACCGCCCCCAGCTCAGCGACCAGGAGGAGCGGGCCCTGGTGCTCTATGCCTCCGGGCTCACCCTCGGTGCGGTCGCCGAGGCGCTGGGGGTCAAGCCCGAGTCGGCGAAGACCTATATCGGCCGGGTGAAGGGCAAGTACGCCGCGGCGGGGCGGCCGGTGCGCTCGAAGGTCGAGCTCAGCCGGATCGCGGTGGACGACGGGTACGTCGAGCGCGGGTGA